One Festucalex cinctus isolate MCC-2025b chromosome 1, RoL_Fcin_1.0, whole genome shotgun sequence genomic region harbors:
- the sh2b1 gene encoding SH2B adapter protein 1 isoform X5, with translation MNGSLLTPPSPRAANSSPLPPSPSPSPSPPSPSLLPLSPRPPPLPPLMSPPPPAHPSSLSDTPTPSPSPCLSWTEFCELHARVAAGDFARHFRAFLLENPHYSSDSAAAFCRRFTDRFVRHFQSELEGVPPPGGPSGREELVSWAPQSDATSLEEEAVSPLSVSVQPCSTANTARHASKQAPTRLLLDSRSGDRFQDPYAHGQVLPPSSSSSCCSSVGGNNGRRDDRVGAATSGNGEAPAEEEEDSWLGAASVGEEAELDEREVESGKVDSPDASHVPNTPPPGSKGGGPGSASKNKVKKRFSLRSVGRSVRGSVRGILHWRSSSSDSAPSPLPASYSYTVGMQDAAPARNAATQPPTPTSSMPMSLSMPLSLPQSSSSSLPPSSSSSATSLSFSDAARDRRRSNGEGGEKDKWSYRLEKLRLTRSPPPVLTPSASAASVLPPSSAAAAVAPPRKVGRLVREGGVSVSSSNDELSGGHGFPGFSFALPHHGPDNNNAAAQVATAPVVGAGNVPWRGGRWHKCRLVLRDREREGERGDEYYLEFFIPPKASKPRRTVACGAIVDVRSTTALEVPDKENSFLLQLEGSVQYVIETRDAVQMRAWLSDIRSGICLSRQEEPEGGGPLEIGGTPEIVDRLSQVCYGGVAGSSPLLEPLPPELPPRAPLDEPDARVLGGGGASLGTPFAETPDATGSFLFSEATAGEAPEHPLSECQWFHGTLSRLKAAQLVLAGGPASHGVFLVRQSETRRGEYVLTFNFQGKAKHLRLSLNEDGQCRVQHLWFQSIFDMLEHFRVHPIPLPSASRT, from the exons ATGAACGGCTCGCTTTTAACTCCTCCCAGCCCACGGGCCGCAAACTCCTCTCCCTTGCCCCCGTCACCCTCCCCGTCGCCATCCCCGCCATCGCCCTCCCTACTGCCCCTGTCGCCCCGGCCGCCGCCCCTCCCCCCCCTGATGAGCCCGCCGCCCCCTGCCCACCCGTCCTCGCTGTCCGACACGCCCACGCCCTCGCCCTCGCCCTGCCTCAGCTGGACTGAATTTTGCGAGCTTCACGCCCGCGTGGCTGCCGGCGACTTTGCACGCCACTTCCGGGCTTTTCTGCTTGAGAACCCGCACTATTCTTCTGACTCGGCCGCCGCCTTCTGCCGCCGCTTCACGGATCGCTTTGTCCGCCATTTCCAGAGCGAACTGGAGGGGGTGCCGCCACCCGGCGGCCCCTCTGGCAGGGAGGAACTGGTGAGCTGGGCTCCCCAGTCTGACGCCACCTCCCTAGAAGAAGAAGCTGTGTCCCCCTTGTCGGTGTCCGTTCAGCCCTGCTCCACCGCTAACACGGCGCGGCATGCCTCCAAACAGGCACCCACGCGCCTCCTGCTGGACAGCCGCAGTGGTGACAGATTTCAAGACCCCTATGCCCACGGACAGGTTCTGCCGCCATCTTCGTCATCATCCTGCTGCTCCTCCGTGGGTGGTAACAACGGCCGGCGTGACGACAGGGTCGGCGCGGCCACCAGCGGCAATGGGGAGGCACCcgccgaggaagaggaggacagCTGGCTGGGGGCTGCGTCCGtgggggaggaggcggagctggacGAGCGGGAAGTGGAGAGCGGCAAAGTGGACTCACCCGATGCCTCCCACGTGCCCAACACGCCCCCGCCCGGCTCCAAAGGAGGGGGCCCCGGATCCGCCTCCAAAAACAAAGTGAAGAAGCGCTTCTCGCTGCGCAGCGTGGGGCGAAGCGTGCGCGGGAGCGTGCGAGGCATCCTGCACTGGCGGAGTTCGTCCAGCGACTCTGCGCCAAGCCCGCTGCCCGCCAGCTATAGCTACACCGTGGGCATGCAGGACGCCGCCCCGGCCCGGAACGCCGCCACCCAGCCTCCGACGCCCACCTCCTCCATGCCCATGTCTCTGTCCATGCCCCTTTCTCTTCCCCAATCTTCTTCGTCCTCTCTGCCTCCCTCGTCGTccagcagcgccacctcgcTTTCGTTTTCCGACGCTGCCCGGGACCGTCGTCGGAGCAACGGCGAAGGCGGCGAGAAGGACAAGTGGAGCTACCGTCTGGAAAAACTGAGACTGACGCGATCCCCGCCCCCCGTTCTCACCCCGAGCGCCTCTGCCGCCTCTGTGCTGCCGCCTAGCAGCGCCGCCGCTGCCGTGGCGCCGCCCAGGAAGGTGGGACGGCTAGTTCGGGAAGGTGGGGTGAGTGTCAGTTCATCCAACGATGAGCTGAGTGGAGGTCATGGCTTCCCAGGTTTCTCCTTTGCTCTCCCCCATCACGGCCCTGACAACAACAACGCAGCGGCACAGGTGGCCACGGCGCCAGTGGTGGGTGCCGGAAATGTGCCCTGGAGGGGCGGACGCTGGCACAAGTGTCGTCTAGTCCTCCGAGACAGGGAACGTGAAGGCGAGCGAGGCGATGAGTACTACTTGGAATTCTTCATTCCACCCAAG GCGTCCAAACCGCGGCGGACAGTAGCATGTGGCGCCATTGTGGATGTAAGGAGCACGACGGCGCTGGAAGTTCCCGACAAGGAGAACAGCTTCCTGCTGCAG CTGGAAGGCTCCGTCCAGTACGTGATCGAGACACGGGACGCTGTCCAGATGAGGGCGTGGCTCAGCGACATCCGCAGCGGCATCTGTCTCAG CAGGCAGGAAGAGCCTGAGGGCGGCGGCCCACTGGAGATCGGCGGCACGCCAGAGATTGTGGACCGTCTGTCGCAAG TGTGCTACGGCGGTGTGGCGGGATCTTCccctctgctggagcctcttcCGCCCGAATTGCCGCCACGAGCCCCTCTGGATGAACCCGACGCGCGTGTTCtcggagggggcggggctagCCTGGGTACGCCGTTTGCGGAGACGCCGGATGCAACAG GCTCCTTCCTGTTCTCTGAGGCGACGGCTGGCGAGGCTCCAGAGCACCCGCTCAGCGAGTGTCAGTGGTTCCACGGCACCTTATCGCGCCTCAAAGCGGCCCAGTTGGTGCTGGCGGGCGGGCCGGCCAGCCACGGCGTCTTTCTGGTACGCCAGAGTGAGACCCGGCGCGGGGAATACGTTCTCACCTTCAACTTCCAGGGGAAGGCCAAG CACCTGCGTCTGTCGCTGAACGAGGACGGGCAGTGCCGCGTGCAGCACCTTTGGTTCCAGTCCATCTTCGACATGCTGGAGCACTTCCGCGTGCACCCCATCCCGCTG CCGTCCGCCAGCCGG ACTTGA